TCCACCCGGCGGCGGCGACGAGACCTACCTGGCGGCCCTGGCCGGCCGCCCGCTCGCCCTGGTCTGTGCCACGCTGCACGGCAGGTCGGCCCGGCCGCCGCGCACCGACCCGCGGTGGCCGCACACCTTCGACCCGGTCCCGTCGCCGGTGCCCGCCCACACCTTCGGAGTGCGGGTCGGCGACGCGGCGCTGCGCGGCGACGGCCTGATCGGCTACCTTTCCGTCCCGGACGGCGGGCACTTCCAGGCGGCCTACCGGCCGGTGGGCCTGATGACCGACTACGTCCGGCCGATCGTCCCGGACTCGTTCCCGACGGTCAGGTTCGACGACGCGTCGCGTACCGACCTCATCGTGCTGATGGACCCCCGGCTGCCCGTCCACCTGGTCACCGACATCCTGCCGGTGACGACCCTGACCCTGCCGCAGCGCATGGTCGCCGACGCGATGGCGGCAATGGCGCTGACCGTCCGCTTCGGCCCGCTCCTGACCGACCTGCAACCCTCGGCCGCGGGGGACGCGATCGTGCTCGCCCGCCCTCCGCAGGTGGACGGCACCTGGTCCTGGTCCGAACGGGACGGTGCCGGCGTCACCACCTTCGACATCGCCCCGGCCGACGGCGCCGCCCGTTTCCCCGGCACCCCGCCGACCGTACGCAGCGGCTGGCTGCGGCTGCACGGCGGCGTGCGCCCGCCGCGGTAGCGACGGGCACAGCCGGCTCGGCTCCTGCTGGAACCGAGCGGGCAGGACTGGGTCTGCGGACGATCGGTGACTGCTGCCCTGAGGGCGCTGGACCTTGTTGCCCAGCGACCTCACCTGCCCAGATTTCTCACCACCGTCGCTCAGAGCACGGTGTGGGTGATGGTCGCCTGGTACGTGCCCGCTGTGACGCTGAGGGGGATGGTCACGATCAGGGTGGGGTTCCAACTCGTGGTGTTGACCGCAGTGCCCGAGGTCTTGCTGAAGGCGGTCCGGGGGCCGATGAGGTGCTGGGCCTGCGCTGCGGTCAGTTGGCCGGGCACGCGGGTGCCTGCCCCGGTGGTGGCTGTCGCCGGCCCGGACCAGTAGGAGAACTGAGTGGTGTCGACGGTGCGTCCGACACCGCCACCGCCGGTCGTGAAGTTGGTCGCGGAGACTGTCGCCGTCCAGGATGGTTGGGTTCCGCGGGTATCGCTGACCTGGATAGTGCCGAGTTGGCCGGAGATGGTGACGCCGGGCGCGGCGGCGCCGAGTGACGCCGAGGTGGGTACGGTGATCGACAGCGCGCCGGCCAGCGCGGCGGGAATGAGTGATCCCGCCTGGGCGGGAGATGCCAGGCCCGATACCGCCAACAATGCTCCGGGCAGGACGGCGGCCGAGAGGCGCGCCCATCGGATCGGCGTCGCGTGGCTCTCGGTGGTCGGCGGGTTCGGGTGAGATGCAGCCATAGTGCTTTCAGCGGTGTCAGTGTGGGATCTGCGTGGGATGGCGGAGTTGTTTCACGTTGTTCGCGCGCGATTGCGCTTTATGCGTGAACTTCGCACGGTTCCGCTACCGCTTTGAAGGGTAACTCCGGTCGCCTTCGCGGATGGCGCAACTCGTTGAATCCGGTGCCGGCCCCCGATGAGGTGGCCGTTGCGAGCGGACCCACCCATGACGGTCGAGTGGAAGCCACCGCCGGTGAAAGCCACTCGTGTAGAGACGGGGAAGTGCGAAGGCTCTTCCCCAGGAGCTTCACGTTCCTTCCGATCGGCGGTGAGCTGCGGCTCAGGGTGTGGCACCCGGTGTGCCGGCCTCGTCGGCCGGGGGTACCCGCTGCCCTCCCAGGCCTGCGGGGTCAGGTGATCCTGCGGTGCGGTCGCCGTCATGGCTGGACCATATCCAAGCAGAACTAACTTAAGCGCACAGAATGCTCGTAACGCCTAAAGTGCCTCCGTGGCCCTCATCCGGACAGAGGAGAAGATAGATGAGGAAAATTATCGGCGCGGCTGCTGCTGGTGCCGCGATGCTGGCGGCCGCCGTGCTGGCGGCGTCGCCGGCACGGGCGGCAGACTGCCCTGCGTCCACGGCCTGTGACACCACTGTGACATTCGGAGTGACGGCGGGAGCGTTGCAGATCACGGTCCCGGACGCGGTGGCTCTCGCCACCAACGGCCCACCCGGCGGTTTCGCATACGGGCCGCTGGGTGACGTGACCGTCGACGACGCCCGTGCATCGAGTACACCCTCGTGGACGGTGACCGTCGCCAGCACCAGCTTCACCACAGGTGGAGCCGGCACGGGTGAGGTCATCCCCAACTCCGAGGTGTACTACTGCTCCGGGAACGCCAGCGCAACCACCGGCACGGGGGTGTTCACGCCCGGTCAACCGAGCCCGTGCGATCCTCCGCCGCCACCGTCAGGGGTGTCGTTGGCGGTGCCGCAGACGGCCTACACCCACACGGGGGGTACCGGCAACAACTCCGCGACCTGGAATCCGCTGATCACTATCAGCATTCCACTCAGCTCCGTCGGGGGCACCTACACGGGCACCATCTCCCACACGGTCGTGTAGCCGGGTGGAGCGGCTGCAGTCCATCGTATGCGTCGTGATGCTCGCCCTGCTGGCCCCCTTGGAAGCCGCCACCGCGGTTCCTGGCGAGTTGGCCGGCAGGGCGACATCCGCCGCGCCGGACCCTGGCGACATCGGCGTCCGGCTCCTGGAGGTCTCGGCGAACCGCATCGACGACCCACGAGCTCGGGTCTACATCGTGGATCACATCAATCCCGGCACCCGGATCACGCGCCGGTTCGAGGTCAGTAACACGTCGAACACGGCCAGACGGTTCACTCTCTACCCGGGAGCCGCGGAGATCGTGGACAACAACTTCGTTGCGGCGGCGAACCAGAATGCCAATGAGCTGCCTGAATGGATAACCATCGACCGATCGGAGGTTACCGTCGCGGCACACGACACAGCGGTGGTGACCGCGACGATCACCATTCCGCCATCGGCGAGCAGAGGCGAGCGGTACGGCGCGATCTGGGCACAGGTCGCCTCCTCGACGACCGGGGCCGAGGGTAACCTCCAGCAGATCCGCCGGGTGGGCATCCGCGTCTATCTCGACGTCGGACCGGGCGGCGACCCACGGTCGGACTTCACCATCGAAGAGTTGGTCCCCGGGCGTACCAAGGATGGTCTCCCGGTGGTCAGCGCGAAGGTCAAGAACACCGGCGAACGGGCTCTTGACCTCAGCGGGAAGCTCCAGCTTGCCGAGGGGCCGGACGGTATCTCCGCCGGGCCGTTCCCCGTTCAGATCGGCACCACGGTGGTACCCGGTGGGGCCGCGGACGTGGAGGTGCTTCTCGGCAGCAAGCTGCCGGACGGCCCGTGGCAGGCCACCCTCAACATGGAAAGCGGTCGGATCCACCGTACGGCGACCGCGGAACTGACCTTCCCGGACAAGCACGGCACCTGGGGGATGCCGGCGAACCTGGCGGAACATGTCCCCTGGAGGGCAATCGGGATCGTCGCAGCGCTCGTCGTAGCGGTCCTGATGCTCGTCTTCGTCCGCAGTCGGTTGCGGCCGCTGCACCAGAGGGTGACATGACTGGTAGGACGCAAGCGGCTACGAGAGTTCGTCCTTCCGTGGCCACCGGCGGTCGTGCCGTGACGCGACGGCGGGCCGGCCGTGGTCGGCGAGGTCGAGGCGCCAGTCGTTGCTGCGCATCAGGGAACCGCTGCCTCGCGGGTACTCGAATTCGCACGGCCCGAGGAGGGTGAAACCCAGGCGTCGGCAGAGCGCGTTGGAGGGGGTGTTCTCCACCGCCGGGAACGCGTGCAGGCTGCGGGGCGCGTCGGCGTGGTGGGGGAGGCCACGGACGATGGTGATCAGCGCGGCCCCGGCCGCGCTGGCGACGCCACGGCCCTGGTGGGGCGGCAGGACGTTCCAGCCGGTCTCGTAGATCTGCTCGCCGTGCCAGTCACGCCGGTGGTAGGCGATGCTGCCGACCATCTCGTCACCCCGCAGTACGACGTACATGCGGCCCCGGCCGGTCGTCGGCAGGGCGAGGTACCGGCGATGCCGGGCCAGCAGTCGGTCCTCCGGCTCGGGGCCGCCGACGTGCCGACGCATCTGCGCGGTGTTGATCCGGTGCAGGAGGTCGAGCGCGGATTCCGACCAGGGTTCGAGACGAACATCCATGCCGCACAGCCTGGCAGGCGCGGTCACCGCGTACCTGTGCACGGGCACGTCCGGAGGGGACCGCGAATCCCGGTGGCCGTGCCGCCCCGGGTGGTGGATGATCGACATCGGGGTCGCTAGCTCAACTGGCTAGAGCATCCGACTGAGTAGCACGTCCGCTATCCGCTTCCGCGGCCATGGGTGGGCTTCCTTCTCCCTGTTGGATCGGAGGGTTCGGGGTTCGAGTCCCCGGCGACCCACTGTGCCGTGGCCGCGGGCTGCCCGCTGCCGGAGTCGACCGGAACGGAGGGGCACGTGATCGAGAAGCTGGTCATCCAGAAGACTCTGCGCGTGCCGACGAACCCGGCCGCGCCCGGTGACGGTACGCCGGTGGCCCGGCAGTTGGACGCGGCACTGCTCGACGTCGGGTTCTCCGCCTCGCGGGCGCTGCTGGAGCACGTCGGCGCCCTGGCGCCCGCGCCGGCGATGGACCTCGCCACCACGGTCGTGTCGGCGGTGCGTGAGCTGGTCGGGGACCACGTCCGGCACAACGCGTACTTCATCGGCTTCCCGCACGACGTGCCGGACACCATCGAGTTCTGGACGGACCGGTTGCGGGCCGCCGTGCTCACCGGCGGGGGCACGGCGACCGACGCCGAGCTGCGGGACGCCGTCGTCGCGGGCGGGGTGAACCTGCTCGACCTGCCGGCCTACGGCACCTACCAGCACACCTACGCGGAGCTGCTGGCCGCGCACGACACGCTGGTCGCCGCGGCCGGTGACCGGGTGACCCTGTTGCGGCTCGGTGATCCCGTCGAGGTGGAGGCGGAACGGCTCTACCTGGCGCTGGCCGGCAGCCCGACGCCGCACGGCGAGGCCGACCTGGCGATCCTCGGCGAGCTGGCGCTGGCCTGCGCGGACGGCACGCAGCCGGCCGAGATCCCGGTACGGGAGAACCGCGCCGTGCTCAACGGCATCCGACTCGTCCTCGGTCGCCCGCTGGTCGGCGTGGACACGACGACCGACGTGCTGCGCCTCGCCTGCCAGGTTTCCGGCGGGGACGTCTCGCTCGCGGCACCCACCCGGTTCCGTGCCCTCCGGCGCCCGGAGCGGCGGATGCTGCTGGCCGCGCTGGACGAGGTCGTCGGTGCCAACCCGGACAAGCTCGGTGACGTCGCACGCTACGCGGAGCGCTGGAAGCGGCTCGGGGAACGGCTGCACCCGCACGAGTACGGTCAGTGGCCGCACGCCCAGGAGGTGTTCCGGGTCGCCCGTGGCGAGCGGCGGGTGCGCAACCTCGCCGGCCGTGCGGAGGCGGCGATCCGGGCCGGTGCCGTCGGCCCGGCCGCGTCGGTGCTGTCGGCCGCGCCGGGTCTGCTCCTGCGGTCGGCCGACCGGCTGCTGCGGCTGGCGTCGGCGGCGGAGCGGGCCACCGTCGTCGAGGCGGTCACCGGTGCGCTCGGCTCGGCGTCGGGTCGGGTGCTCCTCGCCCTGCGGGAGCACGTCGACAACCGGCTGACGCCGGCCCCGGCCCGGATGTACGCGAGCCGCTCGCGTACCGCGTGGGTCGGTCCCGACGAGCGGCCACCGCTGCCGGCCGGGCTGGTGGCCGAGTTGTCGTCGCTGCTCGACGCCGAGATCGGCGCCCGGCTGCCGGAGCCGTCACGACCGCTGGTGGTGGACCCGGAGGTGCTCGACGTCGCGCTGCCGCTGTCCGGCAAGGCGTCCGAGGGCGGTTTCGCGGTCATGCCGAGGGGTTCGCGGGCGGCGGTCTCCGGTGAGCTGCTGCGCTTCTTCACCTACTGGCGTCAGACCGGTCGCCGTACCGACCACGACCTGTCGCTGCTGCTGCTCGACGAGGACTTCCACGGTGCCGGCCAGGTGTCGTGGACGAACTACCGGCACGACGGCGTGGTCCACTCCGGCGACGTCACCGAGGCGAAGAACGGTGCGACCGAGTTCATCGACGTGCCCCTGACGGTCCGGGGGCACTACCTGGTTCCACAGGTCAACGTCTATGCGGGCGAGTCGTTCGAGGAGGTCGCCGAGTCGATGTTCGGGTACCAGACCCGGGCGCGGGACCAGCGCGGCATGCCGTTCGACGCGCGGACCGTACGGGCGCGTTCGCACCTGCGCGGCCAGGGACGGGTCGCGCTGCCGATGGTGTTCGCCAGGAGCGGGCGGGGCTGGCAGGCGGTGTGGCTGCACCTGTACCTGCGGGGACAGCCGTCGTTCAACCGGGTGGAGGGGAACACGTTCACCACGGCCGACCGGGTCCGGGCACTCGTGCGGCGGCGGTACCTCACCGTCTCCTACCTCGTCGACCGGTGGCGGGAGCGGGCCGAGGTGACGACGTGGAACGGCCGGCTGCCGGACGAGCCGGTCACCTTCGTCGGCATCGAGGCGCCCGAGGGCCTGCCGGACGGGTCGGAGACGTTTACCCTGGACCGGCTCGGTGAGCTGATCCCCGGGTGAGCGGGAGTCGAGGCCATGCGGGTGCTTCCTGCTGTTCCGTTCGATGCGGGATCTCCGCGCGAGCGGAGGACTGGTACTAGCCCCCGTGCTCTCCTCGACTCCCGCCCACCGGCATCGCCCGGCACCAGCGGCCGATCCTTCTCCGCGCACCCGAGGCGCGACAGGTCAGGACACGGCGCAGGGCCGAATGGCGGCTTCCACGCTGAGGGCGGTGCCGAGCAGGCCGTTGAGCGTGGGCGGGCCGAACATGCAGGCACCGACGGGCAACCTGTCGACACGCCCCAGTGGCAGACAGACGTTGGGACGCCCGGCAATGGCCGCCATGGACGAGGTCGCCACGGTGCGCGGATCGCCAACGACGTGGTCGATGATCCAGGCGGGCTCGTTGGCCGGGGTCAGGATTACCGGCACCCGGGCTGCGGCTCGGACCGCGTCGAGACGTGTGCATGCGGTTTCGGTGAGCTGCGGGCGTGTGCGCTGCCCTCGGCGCAACTCGGCCGGGTCGAGACGTAGTGCGTCCTCGAACGTCTCCTGCCCGAAGTACTGAAGTATGTCCGTCCGGCCGGCATTGCCGGCTACCAACTCGGCCAGCGACGAGGGGAGCCCTCCACGTCGGCTGAGATAGCCGGACAGGCTGGGCTCGAACTCGGCCAGCAGTGCACGCATCTCCGCCGGCCACAGTTGTTCCTGATCGTCAAAGTTGACCTCGGTGATGTCCGCACCAGCTCGACGCAGGTCGGCGATCCACGAGGCGAAAACACCCCGCACCCCCGCGGACGACCTGCCCGGCAGCCATGCGCCGATCCGCAGCCCGGCGAGGTCGTGCCCCCTGACCGGCGCGACGCGGTCCGGACACAGTGCCCGCATCGCCAACACCGCGTCGGCCAGCGTCGCCGCGAACGGTCCGATCGTGTCCTGCTTCCGGGAGATTCCGGCCACTCCGGCCAGGGGCAGCAGGCCGTGTTCCGGCTTTATCGCCGCGACCCCGTTCTGGCCAGCCGGACCGACGATCGAGCCGTCGGTCTCAGTGCCGAAAGCCAAGGGTGCCATACCTGCGGCGACGGCCACCGCCGATCCAGAGGACGATCCCCACGGACTGCGGGCCGGGTCGTCGGCGTGCCGGGTCTGGCCGCCGAGTGAGGACCAACCCTCGATCATGTGTTGGGAACGAAAGCCCGACCACTCGCTGAGGTTGGTTTTGCCGAGGATGATCGCACCGGCCCGCCGCAGCGCCGACACCACTGCCGCATCGTGTCCGGGGGACGTGGCGGCGAGCAGACGGGACCCGGATGTGCTGAGCAGGCCCGCGGTGTCGATGCAGTCCTTGAGCAGTACGGGGATGCCGTCGAGCACGCTCCGTGGTCGGCCCCGCCTGAGGCGACGGTCGGCGCGTGCCGCCTGAGTGAGCGCGTCGGGCGCGATGCCCAGTACGGCACGGAGTGCGGGGTCCCTGTCGGCGATGCGCTCCAGGCAGGCACGTACCAGTTCGGTGCTGGTGCGGGTTCCCTGCCGCAGCTGGCTGCACTGTTCCGTGAGGGAGATCGGCTGAGGCACTGTCACCTCGCCTACAGACTGGCGCGACGTAACGTCGGGCGGGAGAGGAACACAGCGGCGGCGGCGACCGCGATCGCCGCGTGGACCAGCAGGGCCGTGGCGATACCGAGGCGCGCGGACAGGACGCCGATCAGCAGATTGCCCAGGGGAATCGCGGCGAACGCCACCAGTGCCAGCACCGCCAGAACCCTGCCCCGGTACTCCGGGTCGCACCAGGATTGCAGCAGTGACGTCCCCAGGCTCGCGGTCACTCCGAGGAGCGCGCCGAGAGCGACGAAGACCGCCACCACCGGGCCGATGGAGGCGGCCGTGGCCAGTGCCGCGAGCAGTGCGGCCTGGGCCACGAGCGCCACCCCGAAGGCCGTCCCGGCGGCTCGACGGGCGGGCACCGCGATCAGGGCCAGAGCGCCGGCCGCCGAGCCGGCGAATCCGGTGAGGAGCAGTCCGGCGCCACCCTCGTTCAAGCCGCGGGCTCGGGCGAACAGGGCCAACCCGACGTTGAGCACCCCGGCGCAGCTCAGCTCGTTGAGAAAGAGCACCACCAGCAGCCACCGCAGTTGGTGGTGTCGCCAGGCGTACCGTAGGCCGGCCCGGACACCGGCGGTGTGCGAGTCACGTGGACGGTCGCCGGGGACGGCCTGTTGCCGGGCGTCGAGTAGGGACGGGTGACGGCGACGGCGATCATCGAGCACACGTACGACACGGCGTTGAGCAGTGCGACCAGCAGGCCCCGCCGAGGGCGAGGGCGTAGGCGCCGACCGGCCCACCTGCCGCCTGCCCACCGCGCAAGGCCAGGGAGTAGAGGGCGTTGCCGCGGACGAGGTCGTCCTTGGCCAGGAGTTGGGGTCGCAACGCGGCCGAGGCGGGGACGAAGAACGCGCCGGTGACCGACATCGCCCCGGCCGCCAGCAGCAGTACCCACCAGGGCCGCCCACCAGCAGCGCGACGGCGGCGGCGAGCATGATCCCGGCCGAGACCCCATCGCTCAGAATGATCACTTTCGGCGGCTGTGTCGGTCGGCGACGGCTCCGCCGTAGAGCAGTACCGCGGGGCATGGTGGCCAGGGCCAGCAGCAACCCGGCCAACCCCGGACTCACCGTGGTGGCCAGCGTCCAGGACAATGCTATGTACCAGGCGGCGTTGCCCAGGGAGGAAAGGCCGGTCCCGGTGACGAAGGCGAGATAGTTGCCGCCGAAGACGCGGCCGGAGTGCGGCGGCGCCGGTCCGTCAGGTAGAGCGGCGATCTCTCTGGCCGATGTCATCAGCTCCCCCTTCGCCGTCACGCCCGAGCTAGGCCTTCGTGCTGTCTCGATTCCCCGGGCCTCGGCACCGAACCATGTGCTCGTCCTGTTTTTCGAAGGACCGGCTCGAACCGATGGTTGTCACCGCCGGAGTCCCACCGTCGTCGGTCACCCGCCCGTCCGGTGTGGACAGTATCGGGTGGGACGTCACCGAGATCCTCCGCGCGGCGTGCTCCTCCTCGCTCGACGGTCGGGCAGGTCGTCATGGTCCGTCTACCGATGCCCGTGCCGGGCCGGCGATCTCCCCGGAGAGGAGCCGCATCAACGGAAGACGGTCGGGACGGAAGTAGAAGTGGTCGCCCGGGAGTTCCCGATGGATCGTGTGACCATGGCTGAACGCCGCCCAGCCGTGCATCGCCTCGCGGGCGGCCGTGTCCGCGGTACCTGTCACCGTGAGGATCGGGCAGTCCAGCGGGGTGGGTGAACGCGGCCGGTATCCGGTGAACGCCTCCAGGTCAGCGGCGTAGGCGTCCGCCAGCGCGTCCCGGAGAAGGCGGTCGGCGCCGGGTACGGCGGCCTTGAGACCGGGGTGGTCCAGCAGCGCCGCCCCGTCCGGGACGGTCGGTACCGGCAGTTGGGCGTCCGGCGGCCGGGCCGCCGACACGACCAGTAGCCGTGGACCCTGTCGGTCCTGTTCGCGCAGCGCCTGGGCGACCTCGTAGGCCACCAGCGCACCGAGGCTGTGGCCGAACAGGACGAACGGCACGGTGAAGGCGCAGTTGTCGACGATGCCGTCGACCAGCGCCTTCAGGGACCGCAACGGGGGTTCCCGGTGTCGGTCCCCGTGCCCGGGAGGTTGTACCGCCCACAGGTCCACATCGGGAAGGTCGTCAGCCCACCGGACGTACTCGCCAGCGGATCCTCCCGCGTGCGGGAAGACGTACAGCGAGAACGGGGCACCCGGCCGTGCCCGCCGTTGACGGGTCCAGCGCTCCGTGTCCCTCGGTGCCGTCCGGGCGATCGGCATGCCTGCCGCTATGTCTGCGAGTTCGGCGATGCGGGGATGGTCGAAGAAGGCCGCGATGGGCAGCTCGGGTCCGCCCCGCCGTCGGATGCTGGCCGCCAGGGCGGTCAGCATGAGCGAGTGGGCGCCCAGGTCGAACAGGTTGTCCTCCACACCGACGGTGGGCAGCCCGAGGGCCTCGGCCACGGCCGTACACAGCAGCCGTTCGACGGCGTTGCGGGGTCCGCGCCGGGACGACGGCACGGGTGCCACCGTGGGAAGCCGGCCCCGGTCGAGTTTGCCGTTGGCGGTCGTGGGCAGCCGGTCGAGTACCGTGATCGCGGTCGGCACCATATGGTCGGGCAGCACCTGTCGCAGCGCGTGACGCAGTGCATCGGTGTCCGGTGCCGGATTCTCGGCAGTCGGCACCACGAACCCCTGGAGGATCTGCCGCTGGGTGTCGAGGGTCACCGCTGCCTGGCCGATTCCGGGCTGCTCGGCGAGCACCGCCTCGATCTCACCGAGTTCGACGCGGAATCCGCGCAGCTTGATCTGGTGGTCGGTGCGGCCGAGGTAACGCAGGGTGCCGTTCCGTGCCCACTGGGCCAGGTCCCCGGTCCGATACATGCGACCGCCCGGAGGCCCGAACGGATCGGCCACGAAGCGTTCGGCGGTCAACTCGGGACGGCCCAGGTATCCCCAAGCCATGCCGGTGCCGGCGAGATACAGCTCACCGGTCACGCCGATCGGAGCCGGTGCCAGGCGGTGATCCAGCACGTACGCCCGCGTCAGTGCCAGTGGCCGTCCGATGTCCGGACCGCCCGACGCTACGGTGGCGTAGACAGTTGTCTCGGTCGGCCCGTAGTAGTTGACTATGTCGGCGGCGTAGCGGGCGAGGTAGCGGGTCAACGGCGCGGGAAGGGCCTCGCCGCAGCTGAGCAGGGTCAGCCCGGTCAGCGCGGTGACGTCGATGTCCGCCAGTGTGCCACAGCGACGGAGTGGCCTGTAGGTGGGTGATCCCGGCTCGGGGGATCTCGGCCAGGAGGGCCGGCTGGTCACGGGTCAGACCGTCGGGTGCCACCACTACCGTGGCGCCGCGCATGAGTGGAGCGAACAGCTCGGTGACGGCGATGTCGAAGCAGACGGTGGTGGTGGCGAGGAAGCGGTCACCCGGTTCTAGCGGAACCCTTTCGGACACTGCACGCAACACGTTGTCCAGGCCTTGCCGGGGCACGACGACGCCCTTCGGTCTGCCGGTGGACCCGGAAGTGTAGATGACATAAGCGGGCTCGGTGGTTCGCACGTCGATGGTCGCTGGGGGTGTGTCGGCGCGAGCGGGAGCCACGACCGGGTCATCGAGCACCATCCGGTCGGCGCGATGGTGGCTTCCGCCCGGCCCAGCGAGGAGGGACCGGTGGGTGACGACCGTGATTGGACCGGCGTCGGAGAGCATGTAGTCGATGCGGTCGCTCGGATAGCTCGGATCCAGGGCAGGTAGGTGGCGCCGACGCGGAGCACGGCCAGTAGGGTGGCGACCAGGTCGTTGCCTCGGTCGAGCAGGATGCCGACCGTGGTGCCCGGCCGGGCCACGGTCGGCGAGGTCATTGGCCAACGCCGCGACGCGGCTGTCCAGTTGGGCGTAGGTGAGCAGGTGGTCACCACACTCGACCGCCACCGCATCGGGGTACGCGGCGGTGGCCGCCGCGATCTCGTCGAGCACCCTCGGCGCCGGCGGGCGCGAGGTGGCGTTGAACTCCTCCACGACGCGACGGCGATGGGTCTCCGGCAGCACGTCGATCTGGTCGCCGACTGGTCGGGGTCGTCGCACATCCGCTCCAGCAGGACAGTGAGAGCGGCGGCGAGGTCGGCAACGGTGCCGGCGTCGAACATCTCGGTGGCGTACTCGATGTCACCGTCGATGCCGACCGTGCCGCTCTCGATCTCTTTGAACGCGAATGACAGGTCGAACTTCGCGGCTCGCACGTCGATCGAGGCGACCTCCGCGCGGAGGTCCGCGAACTGCGGTCGCGCCTCGGCGGCGTTCTGCAGCATGAGCATCACCTGGAACAACGGGTGGCGGTTCGCCGACCGGGCGGGGTTGAGCACCTCGACCAGTTTCTCGAACGGCACCTCCTGATGGTGGAAGCAGTTCAGGTCGACCCGGCGAATCCGGTCGAGGAGGGCACGGATGCTCGGGCCGCCACCAAGGTCGGTGCGCAGCACGACGGTGTTGACGAACAGCCCGACCAGATCCTCCAGCGCCTCATCGCCCCGACCGGCCACCGCCGTCCCCAGCACCACGTCCGTTCCGGCACCATGGCGGGACAGGAGTATGGCGACTGCGGCCTGCAGAATCATGAACATCGTGGTGTGGGTCTGCCGGGCCAGCGCCCGGAGCCGGGTGTGCGTTTGCGCGTCGATGCGGAAGGTGTGCAGTGCCCCCGATAGGTC
Above is a window of Micromonospora rifamycinica DNA encoding:
- a CDS encoding GNAT family N-acetyltransferase; this translates as MDVRLEPWSESALDLLHRINTAQMRRHVGGPEPEDRLLARHRRYLALPTTGRGRMYVVLRGDEMVGSIAYHRRDWHGEQIYETGWNVLPPHQGRGVASAAGAALITIVRGLPHHADAPRSLHAFPAVENTPSNALCRRLGFTLLGPCEFEYPRGSGSLMRSNDWRLDLADHGRPAVASRHDRRWPRKDELS
- a CDS encoding amidase family protein, whose amino-acid sequence is MPQPISLTEQCSQLRQGTRTSTELVRACLERIADRDPALRAVLGIAPDALTQAARADRRLRRGRPRSVLDGIPVLLKDCIDTAGLLSTSGSRLLAATSPGHDAAVVSALRRAGAIILGKTNLSEWSGFRSQHMIEGWSSLGGQTRHADDPARSPWGSSSGSAVAVAAGMAPLAFGTETDGSIVGPAGQNGVAAIKPEHGLLPLAGVAGISRKQDTIGPFAATLADAVLAMRALCPDRVAPVRGHDLAGLRIGAWLPGRSSAGVRGVFASWIADLRRAGADITEVNFDDQEQLWPAEMRALLAEFEPSLSGYLSRRGGLPSSLAELVAGNAGRTDILQYFGQETFEDALRLDPAELRRGQRTRPQLTETACTRLDAVRAAARVPVILTPANEPAWIIDHVVGDPRTVATSSMAAIAGRPNVCLPLGRVDRLPVGACMFGPPTLNGLLGTALSVEAAIRPCAVS
- a CDS encoding MFS transporter — encoded protein: MLDDRRRRHPSLLDARQQAVPGDRPRDSHTAGVRAGLRYAWRHHQLRWLLVVLFLNELSCAGVLNVGLALFARARGLNEGGAGLLLTGFAGSAAGALALIAVPARRAAGTAFGVALVAQAALLAALATAASIGPVVAVFVALGALLGVTASLGTSLLQSWCDPEYRGRVLAVLALVAFAAIPLGNLLIGVLSARLGIATALLVHAAIAVAAAAVFLSRPTLRRASL
- a CDS encoding alpha/beta fold hydrolase — translated: MAWGYLGRPELTAERFVADPFGPPGGRMYRTGDLAQWARNGTLRYLGRTDHQIKLRGFRVELGEIEAVLAEQPGIGQAAVTLDTQRQILQGFVVPTAENPAPDTDALRHALRQVLPDHMVPTAITVLDRLPTTANGKLDRGRLPTVAPVPSSRRGPRNAVERLLCTAVAEALGLPTVGVEDNLFDLGAHSLMLTALAASIRRRGGPELPIAAFFDHPRIAELADIAAGMPIARTAPRDTERWTRQRRARPGAPFSLYVFPHAGGSAGEYVRWADDLPDVDLWAVQPPGHGDRHREPPLRSLKALVDGIVDNCAFTVPFVLFGHSLGALVAYEVAQALREQDRQGPRLLVVSAARPPDAQLPVPTVPDGAALLDHPGLKAAVPGADRLLRDALADAYAADLEAFTGYRPRSPTPLDCPILTVTGTADTAAREAMHGWAAFSHGHTIHRELPGDHFYFRPDRLPLMRLLSGEIAGPARASVDGP